One Spinacia oleracea cultivar Varoflay chromosome 4, BTI_SOV_V1, whole genome shotgun sequence DNA segment encodes these proteins:
- the LOC130471854 gene encoding protein INVOLVED IN DE NOVO 2-like produces MDSNVPYVHPYTIVMKNLPIEFIGGKPTSRSLSWLKHELIGLGFRVTKVRGQWDGSGFLGYAFVDFGGRQEHFESAARLARQYELAGHGRTHYLSNMESPTGIYAWLATSTDARLFRGAHLCYQTADIATIAGINAETTMHESIRTYEAVSAGLNKMTTNLRREGNDNDSETLKYFLERYDEVEKGIAEVNKEMATGLKFCEEEKIRLKSIQRNLFTPLHEALHIANRPQLCEFIKQLLDQYDEVEQRVRELNLAIEPIKNTVIDTMPCVVGKYQTLTWYRLAFQRFRQITCLHIPLVGPKLYGSKRFRS; encoded by the exons ATGGATTCTAATGTTCCGTACGTTCATCCTTACACAATTGTCATGAAAAACTTGCCGATAGAGTTCATAGGAGGGAAGCCAACAAGCAGAAGTCTTTCTTGGCTGAAACATGAACTCATCGGCCTTGGGTTCAGGGTAACCAAGGTGAGGGGACAATGGGATGGGTCTGGTTTCTTAGGATATGCCTTCGTTGATTTTGGGGGGCGCCAAGAACATTTTGAGTCTGCTGCACGATTGGCTAGACAATATGAGTTGGCAGGGCATGGCAGAACACATTACCTGTCTAATATGGAATCCCCGACTGGGATTTATGCATGGCTGGCTACGAGCACAGATGCTCGTCTGTTTAGAGGTGCTCATCTGTGCTATCAGACTGCTGATATAGCAACAATAGCTGGAATCAACGCGGAAACGACAATGCATGAGAGCATTAGGACATATGAAGCAGTTTCAGCTGGTTTGAACAAGAT GACAACCAACCTACGTAGGGAAGGCAATGACAATGATTCGGAAACTTTGAAGTATTTTCTCGAACGATATGATGAAGTGGAGAAAGGAATTGCAGAAGTGAATAAGGAAATGGCAACCGGCCTTAAATTTTGCGAGGAAGAGAAGATAAGGTTAAAGTCAATTCAAAGGAATTTGTTCACGCCGCTTCACGAGGCATTACACATTGCAAACCGCCCTCAACTGTGCGAGTTTATCAAACAATTGCTTGACCAGTATGATGAAGTGGAACAACGGGTGAGGGAACTGAATCTAGCTATTGAACCTATTAAGAACACT GTTATTGACACTATGCCGTGTGTTGTTGGCAAGTACCAAACTTTGACATGGTACCGGCTAGCCTTCCAACGGTTCCGTCAAATCACCTGTTTACATATTCCGCTTGTGGGACCCAAATTATATGGTTCTAAGAGATTTCGGTCCTGA